Proteins co-encoded in one Pelobates fuscus isolate aPelFus1 chromosome 5, aPelFus1.pri, whole genome shotgun sequence genomic window:
- the LOC134611561 gene encoding cold-inducible RNA-binding protein B-like isoform X4 yields MCDDGKLFVGGLSFDTNEDNLQTVFAKYGPISEVVVVKDRETQRSRGFGFVTFENPEDAKDAMLALNGKSVDGRQIRVDQAGKSSGDRRGGRGGSGGRGGYFRGGRGGRGGDRGYGGSNRFEGRSGNYGGSGGSRDYYGSSRSQGSYGDRSGGSYRDSYDSYG; encoded by the exons ATGTGTGATGATGGAAAACTATTTGTTGGAGGCCTGAGCTTCGATACCAACGAGGATAACTTACAAACTGTCTTTGCCAAGTATGGCCCGATCTCAGAGG tTGTTGTGGTCAAAGATCGTGAGACACAGAGGTCCAGAGGCTTTGGGTTTGTCACGTTTGAAAACCCAGAAGATGCAAAAGATGCCATGTTGGCACTGAACGGAAAG TCTGTTGATGGCCGTCAGATTCGTGTTGACCAGGCAGGCAAATCCTCCGGTGACAGAAGAGGTGGCAGAGGGGGCTCTGGTGGCAGAGGAGGATATTTCCGTGGAGGCAGAGGTGGac gaggcggtgaccgtggttaTGGTGGAAGCAACCGATTTGAAGGCCGAAGTGGAAATTATGGAGGCAGTGGGGGGTCGCGGGATTACTATGGAAG TAGCAGGAGTCAAGGTAGTTATGGTGACCGTTCTGGGGGTTCCTACAGAGATAGTTACGACAGTTATG GATGA
- the LOC134611561 gene encoding cold-inducible RNA-binding protein B-like isoform X5 has product MCDDGKLFVGGLSFDTNEDNLQTVFAKYGPISEVVVVKDRETQRSRGFGFVTFENPEDAKDAMLALNGKSVDGRQIRVDQAGKSSGDRRGGRGGSGGRGGYFRGGRGGRGGDRGYGGSNRFEGRSGNYGGSGGSRDYYGSRSQGSYGDRSGGSYRDSYDSYG; this is encoded by the exons ATGTGTGATGATGGAAAACTATTTGTTGGAGGCCTGAGCTTCGATACCAACGAGGATAACTTACAAACTGTCTTTGCCAAGTATGGCCCGATCTCAGAGG tTGTTGTGGTCAAAGATCGTGAGACACAGAGGTCCAGAGGCTTTGGGTTTGTCACGTTTGAAAACCCAGAAGATGCAAAAGATGCCATGTTGGCACTGAACGGAAAG TCTGTTGATGGCCGTCAGATTCGTGTTGACCAGGCAGGCAAATCCTCCGGTGACAGAAGAGGTGGCAGAGGGGGCTCTGGTGGCAGAGGAGGATATTTCCGTGGAGGCAGAGGTGGac gaggcggtgaccgtggttaTGGTGGAAGCAACCGATTTGAAGGCCGAAGTGGAAATTATGGAGGCAGTGGGGGGTCGCGGGATTACTATGGAAG CAGGAGTCAAGGTAGTTATGGTGACCGTTCTGGGGGTTCCTACAGAGATAGTTACGACAGTTATG GATGA
- the LOC134611561 gene encoding cold-inducible RNA-binding protein B-like isoform X3: protein MCDDGKLFVGGLSFDTNEDNLQTVFAKYGPISEVVVVKDRETQRSRGFGFVTFENPEDAKDAMLALNGKSVDGRQIRVDQAGKSSGDRRGGRGGSGGRGGYFRGGRGGGDRGYGGSNRFEGRSGNYGGSGGSRDYYGSSRSQGSYGDRSGGSYRDSYDSYAAHNE, encoded by the exons ATGTGTGATGATGGAAAACTATTTGTTGGAGGCCTGAGCTTCGATACCAACGAGGATAACTTACAAACTGTCTTTGCCAAGTATGGCCCGATCTCAGAGG tTGTTGTGGTCAAAGATCGTGAGACACAGAGGTCCAGAGGCTTTGGGTTTGTCACGTTTGAAAACCCAGAAGATGCAAAAGATGCCATGTTGGCACTGAACGGAAAG TCTGTTGATGGCCGTCAGATTCGTGTTGACCAGGCAGGCAAATCCTCCGGTGACAGAAGAGGTGGCAGAGGGGGCTCTGGTGGCAGAGGAGGATATTTCCGTGGAGGCAGAG gaggcggtgaccgtggttaTGGTGGAAGCAACCGATTTGAAGGCCGAAGTGGAAATTATGGAGGCAGTGGGGGGTCGCGGGATTACTATGGAAG TAGCAGGAGTCAAGGTAGTTATGGTGACCGTTCTGGGGGTTCCTACAGAGATAGTTACGACAGTTATG CTGCACACAACGAGTAA
- the LOC134611561 gene encoding cold-inducible RNA-binding protein B-like isoform X1: MCDDGKLFVGGLSFDTNEDNLQTVFAKYGPISEVVVVKDRETQRSRGFGFVTFENPEDAKDAMLALNGKSVDGRQIRVDQAGKSSGDRRGGRGGSGGRGGYFRGGRGGRGGDRGYGGSNRFEGRSGNYGGSGGSRDYYGSSRSQGSYGDRSGGSYRDSYDSYAAHNE, translated from the exons ATGTGTGATGATGGAAAACTATTTGTTGGAGGCCTGAGCTTCGATACCAACGAGGATAACTTACAAACTGTCTTTGCCAAGTATGGCCCGATCTCAGAGG tTGTTGTGGTCAAAGATCGTGAGACACAGAGGTCCAGAGGCTTTGGGTTTGTCACGTTTGAAAACCCAGAAGATGCAAAAGATGCCATGTTGGCACTGAACGGAAAG TCTGTTGATGGCCGTCAGATTCGTGTTGACCAGGCAGGCAAATCCTCCGGTGACAGAAGAGGTGGCAGAGGGGGCTCTGGTGGCAGAGGAGGATATTTCCGTGGAGGCAGAGGTGGac gaggcggtgaccgtggttaTGGTGGAAGCAACCGATTTGAAGGCCGAAGTGGAAATTATGGAGGCAGTGGGGGGTCGCGGGATTACTATGGAAG TAGCAGGAGTCAAGGTAGTTATGGTGACCGTTCTGGGGGTTCCTACAGAGATAGTTACGACAGTTATG CTGCACACAACGAGTAA
- the LOC134611561 gene encoding cold-inducible RNA-binding protein B-like isoform X2, which yields MCDDGKLFVGGLSFDTNEDNLQTVFAKYGPISEVVVVKDRETQRSRGFGFVTFENPEDAKDAMLALNGKSVDGRQIRVDQAGKSSGDRRGGRGGSGGRGGYFRGGRGGRGGDRGYGGSNRFEGRSGNYGGSGGSRDYYGSRSQGSYGDRSGGSYRDSYDSYAAHNE from the exons ATGTGTGATGATGGAAAACTATTTGTTGGAGGCCTGAGCTTCGATACCAACGAGGATAACTTACAAACTGTCTTTGCCAAGTATGGCCCGATCTCAGAGG tTGTTGTGGTCAAAGATCGTGAGACACAGAGGTCCAGAGGCTTTGGGTTTGTCACGTTTGAAAACCCAGAAGATGCAAAAGATGCCATGTTGGCACTGAACGGAAAG TCTGTTGATGGCCGTCAGATTCGTGTTGACCAGGCAGGCAAATCCTCCGGTGACAGAAGAGGTGGCAGAGGGGGCTCTGGTGGCAGAGGAGGATATTTCCGTGGAGGCAGAGGTGGac gaggcggtgaccgtggttaTGGTGGAAGCAACCGATTTGAAGGCCGAAGTGGAAATTATGGAGGCAGTGGGGGGTCGCGGGATTACTATGGAAG CAGGAGTCAAGGTAGTTATGGTGACCGTTCTGGGGGTTCCTACAGAGATAGTTACGACAGTTATG CTGCACACAACGAGTAA